The following proteins are co-located in the Microbacterium sp. Clip185 genome:
- a CDS encoding ABC transporter permease, protein MKTFAPSVTTRWVIGIVVGVVFAVPFAATVLFTLAPLPGTDALTLSRWLALFDPANAAKYAPIWTGLGNSLSLAAVTVALVLFLFTPTMVLVALKFPQLRRGFEFLALLPISIPAIVLVVGLAPIYLQIGRTLGTGAWTLAFAYGVLVLPFTYRSIQASIDAIDIKTLSEAARTLGAGWFAVLVRVIIPNLRQGLLAASLISVAVVLGEFTIASLLNRQVLQTALVLINRQDAWAAAIFTLLALAFAFVLLLIIGRAGRLGAGRKNS, encoded by the coding sequence GTGAAGACCTTCGCCCCCTCCGTCACCACCCGCTGGGTCATCGGCATCGTCGTCGGTGTCGTCTTCGCCGTGCCGTTCGCCGCGACGGTGCTGTTCACGCTCGCGCCGCTGCCCGGCACCGACGCCCTCACCCTGTCGCGGTGGCTGGCGCTCTTCGATCCCGCCAACGCCGCCAAGTACGCCCCGATCTGGACGGGACTCGGCAATTCGCTCTCGCTGGCGGCGGTCACGGTCGCGCTCGTGCTGTTCCTGTTCACGCCCACGATGGTGCTCGTCGCGCTGAAGTTCCCGCAGCTGCGTCGCGGCTTCGAGTTCCTCGCGCTGCTGCCGATCTCGATCCCCGCGATCGTGCTCGTGGTCGGCCTCGCGCCGATCTACCTGCAGATCGGGCGAACCCTGGGTACGGGAGCATGGACGCTCGCCTTCGCGTACGGGGTGCTGGTGCTGCCGTTCACGTACCGCTCCATCCAGGCCTCGATCGACGCGATCGACATCAAGACGCTGTCGGAGGCGGCGCGCACCCTCGGGGCCGGGTGGTTCGCCGTGCTCGTGCGGGTGATCATCCCCAACCTCCGTCAGGGACTGCTCGCCGCATCCCTCATCTCCGTCGCCGTCGTGCTCGGCGAGTTCACGATCGCGTCTCTGCTGAACCGCCAGGTACTGCAGACGGCGCTCGTTCTCATCAATCGACAGGATGCGTGGGCCGCCGCCATCTTCACCCTGCTGGCACTCGCCTTCGCGTTCGTGCTGTTGCTCATCATCGGCCGGGCCGGACGCCTGGGCGCCGGAAGGAAGAACTCATGA
- a CDS encoding ABC transporter ATP-binding protein: MTTADTPLRGLPSTSDNMLLAEAGAGTRVQFRGVIKDYGTTRVLHGVDLDIAPGEFVSLLGPSGCGKTTALRVLAGLEHATDGAVLLAGHDVSGVPTNKRDIGMVFQSYSLFPHLRVLENTAFGLRRRGVGKTEAARRATDALELVGLGHLADRFPHQLSGGQQQRVALARALVTEPRVLLLDEPLSALDAKVRVQLRDEIRRIQLRLGITTVFVTHDQEEALAVSDRIAVMNAGRIDQIGTPEELYLRPATAQVAAFVGVSSLVPGTVVGEFVEVWGQRLPLQTPSDAGPVDVFVRPENVRFTASEAPGVDATVQESTFLGSFRRSVVRTADGTMLNVQHDAGERVQYGDTVRIALDPVPVATRPRD, translated from the coding sequence ATGACCACGGCAGACACCCCGTTGCGGGGCCTCCCCTCGACCTCCGACAACATGCTGCTGGCGGAGGCGGGCGCGGGCACGCGCGTACAGTTCCGCGGCGTCATCAAGGACTACGGCACGACGCGGGTGCTCCACGGCGTCGACCTCGACATCGCTCCCGGCGAGTTCGTGTCGCTGCTGGGACCGTCGGGATGCGGCAAGACGACGGCCCTGCGCGTGCTCGCCGGCCTCGAGCACGCCACCGACGGCGCCGTGCTCCTCGCGGGACACGATGTCTCCGGCGTCCCCACGAACAAGCGCGACATCGGCATGGTGTTCCAGTCCTATTCGCTGTTCCCGCACCTGCGCGTGCTCGAGAACACGGCGTTCGGCCTGCGCCGTCGCGGCGTCGGCAAGACCGAGGCGGCACGGCGCGCGACGGACGCGCTCGAGCTGGTGGGCCTCGGCCACCTCGCCGACCGGTTCCCGCACCAGCTCTCGGGCGGCCAGCAGCAGCGCGTCGCGCTCGCCCGTGCGCTCGTGACCGAGCCGCGGGTTCTGCTGCTCGACGAGCCCCTGTCGGCGCTCGACGCGAAAGTGCGCGTTCAGCTGCGCGACGAGATCCGCCGCATCCAGCTGCGCCTCGGGATCACCACCGTGTTCGTGACGCACGACCAGGAGGAGGCGCTCGCGGTGTCCGACCGGATCGCCGTGATGAACGCGGGCCGCATCGACCAGATCGGCACGCCGGAGGAGCTGTACCTGCGGCCCGCCACGGCGCAGGTGGCCGCCTTCGTCGGCGTCTCCAGCCTGGTGCCGGGCACCGTCGTCGGCGAGTTCGTGGAGGTCTGGGGCCAGCGCCTGCCCCTGCAGACGCCGTCGGATGCGGGCCCGGTCGACGTATTCGTGCGACCGGAGAACGTGCGCTTCACCGCATCCGAGGCGCCCGGGGTCGATGCGACCGTGCAGGAGAGCACGTTCCTCGGCAGCTTCCGGCGCTCGGTGGTGCGCACGGCGGACGGCACGATGCTCAACGTGCAGCACGACGCCGGCGAGCGCGTGCAGTACGGCGACACCGTGCGGATCGCGCTGGATCCCGTGCCGGTCGCGACACGCCCCCGCGACTGA
- a CDS encoding mechanosensitive ion channel family protein, with protein sequence MLDNPWARFALILAIALVAAALVTVAATVSTRLTGRRKSWPAGLVRRARAPFRALAFLVAAWMSVAAAFPLREWRPVLDQAFTILVIGATAWLLGALVAFTTDLTLGRYRIDVPDNRLARRIRTQTLIVKRLAIVLIVVLAIGAALLTFPAVRAVGASVLASAGIASIVAGLAAQSVLANIFAGLQIVFSDALRVDDVVVVEGEWGRVGEITLSYVVLDLWDERRLVLPCTYFTTTPFQNWTRRGSELLGAVELDLDWRVSPARMREHLDEVLAHTDLWDGRASVLQVTEATGGYVRVRILVTARDAPTLFDLRCLVREAMVTWTQAAMPAALPVQRVLMTEPGGAAVQTHEPTPQDAGLFTGSAEAEARADTFTQAIPVVSGGGESPQSSKSTATRDETTERT encoded by the coding sequence ATGCTCGACAACCCCTGGGCGCGCTTCGCCCTGATCCTGGCCATCGCCCTCGTCGCCGCCGCACTGGTGACGGTCGCAGCGACCGTTTCCACCCGACTCACCGGACGGCGGAAGTCCTGGCCGGCCGGCCTCGTCCGCCGCGCGCGTGCCCCCTTCAGAGCCCTCGCGTTCCTCGTCGCGGCCTGGATGTCCGTCGCGGCCGCGTTCCCGCTGCGGGAGTGGCGTCCGGTGCTCGACCAGGCGTTCACGATCCTCGTCATCGGCGCGACGGCATGGCTGCTGGGCGCTCTCGTCGCCTTCACCACCGATCTCACCCTGGGCCGCTACCGCATCGACGTGCCCGACAACCGGCTCGCCCGCCGCATCCGTACCCAGACGCTCATCGTGAAGCGACTCGCGATCGTGCTGATCGTCGTGCTCGCCATCGGCGCAGCCCTGCTCACCTTCCCGGCCGTGCGGGCGGTGGGCGCGAGCGTGCTGGCGTCGGCGGGCATCGCCTCGATCGTGGCGGGGCTGGCGGCGCAGTCCGTGCTCGCCAACATCTTCGCGGGACTGCAGATCGTGTTCAGCGATGCCCTGCGCGTCGATGACGTCGTGGTGGTCGAGGGCGAGTGGGGTCGGGTGGGCGAGATCACCCTCAGCTATGTCGTGCTGGATCTGTGGGACGAGCGCAGGCTCGTACTGCCCTGCACATACTTCACCACCACGCCGTTCCAGAACTGGACCCGCCGCGGCTCCGAACTGCTCGGCGCCGTCGAACTCGACCTGGATTGGCGCGTCTCCCCCGCGCGGATGCGGGAACATCTCGACGAGGTGCTCGCGCACACCGACCTGTGGGATGGCCGCGCCAGCGTGCTGCAGGTGACCGAGGCGACCGGCGGCTACGTGCGCGTGCGCATCCTGGTCACGGCACGGGATGCGCCGACGCTGTTCGACCTGCGCTGCCTGGTACGCGAGGCGATGGTCACCTGGACTCAGGCCGCCATGCCGGCGGCCCTGCCCGTCCAGCGGGTGCTCATGACGGAGCCGGGCGGTGCAGCCGTACAGACGCACGAGCCGACACCCCAGGATGCGGGACTGTTCACCGGCAGTGCCGAGGCCGAAGCTCGTGCCGACACCTTCACACAGGCGATCCCCGTCGTCTCAGGCGGGGGCGAATCGCCTCAGAGCTCGAAGTCCACCGCGACGCGCGACGAGACGACCGAGCGCACGTAG
- a CDS encoding Dabb family protein, which translates to MTIRHIVAWKLAATDADQRVDDAAGIKTRLLALDGVVPSIRAISVGADVLGGENWDVAIVADFDDVEGLREYIDHPAHQEVVTYVRSVVSSRVAVDFEL; encoded by the coding sequence GTGACCATCCGCCACATCGTCGCCTGGAAGCTCGCCGCCACCGACGCCGATCAGCGCGTCGATGACGCTGCCGGCATCAAGACGCGGCTTCTCGCCCTCGACGGCGTCGTTCCCAGCATCCGCGCGATTTCCGTGGGTGCGGACGTGCTCGGCGGCGAGAACTGGGATGTGGCGATCGTCGCCGACTTCGACGACGTCGAAGGTCTGCGCGAGTACATCGATCACCCCGCGCACCAGGAGGTCGTCACCTACGTGCGCTCGGTCGTCTCGTCGCGCGTCGCGGTGGACTTCGAGCTCTGA
- a CDS encoding glutaredoxin family protein — MRTITLIGKEGCHLCDVARGVIEHVLAELPDEAADQIRLEEKSILEDAALHQQWAEKIPVVMIDDDLHAYWRVNPERLRAAVEDATRPEGASL, encoded by the coding sequence GTGAGAACGATCACGCTCATCGGCAAAGAAGGCTGCCACCTCTGCGACGTCGCGCGCGGGGTGATCGAGCATGTCCTTGCCGAACTCCCCGACGAGGCGGCCGACCAGATCCGGCTCGAGGAGAAGTCCATCCTCGAAGATGCGGCGCTGCACCAGCAGTGGGCCGAGAAGATCCCCGTCGTCATGATCGACGACGACCTGCACGCGTACTGGCGCGTGAACCCCGAGCGGTTGCGTGCCGCCGTCGAGGACGCCACTCGCCCCGAAGGAGCATCACTGTGA
- a CDS encoding rhodanese-like domain-containing protein: MNSITVQQLREREGVPLIDVREVEEFASGHVPGAVNVPMSTIGDNLDRLPEGPFDVICQMGGRSARVVQALEARGYEVTNVDGGTGEWIAAGYPVES; encoded by the coding sequence ATGAATTCGATCACGGTGCAGCAGCTGCGCGAGCGCGAGGGCGTTCCTCTCATCGATGTGCGCGAGGTGGAGGAGTTCGCCTCCGGCCACGTCCCCGGTGCGGTCAACGTTCCGATGTCGACGATCGGCGACAACCTGGATCGCCTGCCCGAGGGGCCGTTCGACGTCATCTGCCAGATGGGCGGCCGCTCGGCCCGCGTCGTGCAGGCGCTCGAAGCCCGCGGATACGAGGTCACGAACGTCGACGGCGGTACGGGAGAGTGGATCGCCGCGGGCTACCCGGTCGAGTCCTGA
- a CDS encoding 30S ribosomal protein bS22 — translation MGSVIKKRRKRMAKKKHRKLLRKTRHQRRNKK, via the coding sequence GTGGGTTCTGTCATCAAGAAGCGCCGCAAGCGCATGGCGAAGAAGAAGCACCGCAAGCTGCTTCGCAAGACTCGCCACCAGCGCCGCAACAAGAAGTAA
- a CDS encoding helix-turn-helix domain-containing protein has protein sequence MAELPDVRFLTVAEVAQIMRVSKMTVYRLVHAGELPAVRFGRSYRVPESAVTEAVQRPIADVG, from the coding sequence ATGGCTGAGCTGCCCGATGTGCGTTTTCTCACCGTCGCCGAAGTGGCGCAGATCATGCGCGTATCGAAGATGACGGTGTACCGTCTCGTGCACGCTGGCGAACTGCCCGCCGTGCGCTTCGGACGCAGCTACCGGGTGCCCGAATCCGCCGTCACAGAGGCCGTGCAGCGGCCGATCGCCGACGTCGGCTAG
- a CDS encoding ArsR/SmtB family transcription factor, which produces MADIFGVIADATRRDILRLLLDRSASGEDGTSVSHIVSELGVSQPTVSKHLKVLRESDLVSVREEGQHRYYSLSREPLDEVDAWLMPFLTEDEDAAAAFVSTLPEPAANAAAAVGRAAASVNRAVAAAFGKRSR; this is translated from the coding sequence ATGGCGGACATCTTCGGTGTGATCGCGGACGCGACCCGGCGCGACATCCTGCGTCTTCTGCTGGACCGTTCGGCATCCGGAGAAGACGGCACGAGCGTCTCGCACATCGTGAGCGAGCTGGGCGTGAGCCAGCCGACGGTGTCGAAGCACCTCAAGGTGCTCCGCGAGAGCGACCTCGTGTCGGTGCGGGAAGAGGGCCAGCACCGCTACTACAGCCTGTCGCGCGAGCCGCTCGACGAGGTCGACGCCTGGCTCATGCCCTTCCTTACGGAGGACGAGGATGCGGCGGCCGCCTTCGTCTCGACACTCCCGGAACCGGCCGCGAACGCGGCCGCAGCGGTCGGCCGTGCGGCCGCATCCGTCAACCGTGCGGTCGCGGCGGCGTTCGGCAAGCGCAGTCGCTGA
- a CDS encoding TrkH family potassium uptake protein — MTSDSASSATRRRLSALWERISDAAKTFTTSSPARFAVLIFSGLILLFTALLSLPAMAANGRVTPLADALFTAVSTICVTGLSTVNMGSHWSPLGQVVIYIGVNVGALGVLTLASILGLIISRRLGLRAKLIAAGDSNPMRVHGGPVNEGQTVRLGEVGALLRTVALSTLVIEAGLAILLYPSLLAGGVDPITALWEAPYFAAMSFTNTGFTPNADGLAPFSQDYLFMSVLMIGVFLGSIGFPVIFTLWRHQWHVRHWSLHTKLTLITTVILFFAGAVVFVTLEYDNPHTFGGMDAWDTTFQSLFLSAMTRSGGFSVIDIGDLHGSSLLVGSMLMFVGGGSASTAGGIKVTTLAVLALSVWSEAKGRPSVQAFGRRIPSDVQRVALSVVAWGATIVALSTITIAQITKADVDKVLFDVVSGFATVGLSTGLTSDLPDPAVYVLAATMFMGRVGTVTLAAAVAASSRSQLYSLPVERPIVG; from the coding sequence ATGACGTCCGACTCGGCGAGCTCAGCGACGCGACGCCGGCTCAGCGCGCTGTGGGAGCGCATCAGCGACGCCGCCAAGACCTTCACGACCTCGTCGCCTGCGCGATTCGCGGTCCTGATCTTCTCCGGCCTCATCCTGCTGTTCACGGCGCTCCTGTCGCTGCCCGCAATGGCGGCGAACGGCCGGGTGACCCCGCTCGCGGACGCGCTGTTCACCGCGGTGTCCACCATCTGCGTCACGGGCCTGTCGACGGTCAACATGGGCTCGCACTGGTCGCCGCTGGGGCAGGTCGTCATCTACATCGGCGTCAACGTCGGTGCCCTCGGCGTGCTGACTCTCGCCTCGATCCTCGGACTCATCATCTCCCGCAGGCTGGGGCTGCGCGCGAAGCTCATCGCCGCCGGCGACAGCAATCCGATGCGGGTGCACGGCGGTCCCGTCAACGAGGGACAGACCGTGCGTCTCGGCGAGGTGGGCGCGCTGCTTCGCACCGTCGCACTCTCGACGCTCGTGATCGAGGCGGGGCTCGCGATTCTGCTGTACCCGTCGCTGCTGGCCGGCGGAGTGGACCCGATCACGGCACTGTGGGAGGCACCCTACTTCGCCGCGATGTCGTTCACGAACACCGGCTTCACCCCCAACGCCGACGGCCTCGCGCCGTTCTCGCAGGACTACCTGTTCATGTCGGTGCTGATGATCGGCGTGTTCCTGGGATCCATCGGTTTCCCGGTGATCTTCACGCTGTGGCGCCACCAGTGGCACGTGCGCCACTGGTCGCTGCACACCAAGCTCACCCTCATCACGACCGTCATCCTGTTCTTCGCCGGCGCCGTGGTGTTCGTGACCCTCGAGTACGACAATCCCCACACGTTCGGCGGAATGGATGCGTGGGATACGACCTTCCAATCGCTGTTCCTCTCGGCGATGACGCGCTCGGGCGGCTTCTCCGTCATCGACATCGGCGACCTGCACGGCTCGTCGCTGCTGGTGGGCTCCATGCTCATGTTCGTGGGCGGCGGGTCGGCGTCGACGGCGGGGGGCATCAAGGTCACGACCCTCGCCGTGCTCGCCCTCAGCGTCTGGTCGGAGGCCAAGGGACGCCCGTCGGTGCAGGCGTTCGGCCGCCGCATCCCGAGCGACGTACAGCGCGTCGCTCTCTCGGTCGTCGCGTGGGGCGCCACGATCGTCGCCCTCTCCACGATCACCATCGCCCAGATCACGAAGGCGGATGTGGACAAGGTGCTGTTCGACGTCGTGTCGGGCTTCGCCACGGTCGGACTGTCGACCGGACTCACGAGCGACCTGCCTGATCCGGCCGTGTACGTCCTGGCCGCCACGATGTTCATGGGCCGCGTCGGTACCGTGACCCTGGCGGCGGCGGTCGCCGCATCCTCCCGCTCACAGCTCTACTCGCTGCCGGTCGAGCGCCCCATCGTCGGCTGA
- a CDS encoding response regulator transcription factor produces the protein MTKLLAHLLMPIVAAVAFGAWLAAESPRLLTSAVPMRDETFTTSPYALLCAIGLALALALTRWRPAWSLTLIGLVLAAQLFFWPARFSQTAWTAYLMLLPVAYVVASRAVERRRLLLGALLTEALVVVALLTVPALSFSGAEGTIHGKSWPSIEAAQNMGWWSALTLAATAALWRAGSRRRRRASVPQPSAGELQDEGLEALSTREREVFRLVARGLSNSAVAAELVVSEATVKSHLSATLAKLGLSSRGELIVYAYERGVVRPGAI, from the coding sequence ATGACGAAGCTGCTTGCGCACCTGCTCATGCCGATCGTCGCCGCCGTGGCGTTCGGCGCGTGGCTCGCAGCGGAGAGCCCCAGGCTTCTCACCTCTGCCGTTCCGATGCGCGATGAGACGTTCACGACGAGCCCGTACGCACTGCTGTGCGCGATCGGCCTCGCCCTCGCGCTCGCGCTGACCCGGTGGCGCCCGGCGTGGAGCCTGACGCTGATCGGCCTCGTCCTCGCCGCCCAGCTCTTCTTCTGGCCGGCACGCTTCAGCCAGACCGCATGGACGGCCTACCTGATGCTGCTTCCCGTCGCCTACGTGGTGGCGTCACGCGCCGTCGAACGACGCCGCCTCCTTCTCGGCGCCCTGCTCACCGAGGCCCTCGTCGTCGTCGCGCTGCTGACCGTGCCCGCTCTGTCGTTCTCCGGCGCGGAAGGGACGATCCACGGCAAGTCCTGGCCCTCGATCGAAGCGGCGCAGAACATGGGGTGGTGGTCCGCGCTGACTCTCGCCGCGACCGCCGCGCTCTGGCGCGCGGGAAGCCGCCGACGCCGACGCGCATCGGTGCCGCAACCCTCGGCGGGCGAGCTCCAGGACGAGGGGCTCGAAGCTCTCTCGACGCGCGAACGCGAGGTGTTCCGCCTCGTCGCGCGCGGGCTCTCCAACAGTGCCGTCGCTGCAGAGCTCGTCGTCTCCGAGGCCACGGTCAAGTCACACCTGAGCGCCACACTCGCAAAGCTGGGGTTGAGCTCGCGCGGCGAGCTGATCGTCTACGCGTACGAACGAGGAGTCGTCCGCCCCGGCGCGATCTGA
- a CDS encoding potassium channel family protein, whose protein sequence is MVEKLRNDAPVLVIGLGRFGAACAGELDRLDREVLAIDDNLDLVQKWSERVTHTVQADARNIEALTQVGAADFQVAVVAVGSSIEASVLITANLVDLKVPQIWAKAVSQSHGKILARVGANHVIYPEREAGERVAHLVSGRMLDFIRFDDDFVLAKMYPPRFIRGVGLNESGVRTKYKVTVVGVKSPGKPFRYAEANTVVTNHDLIIVSGTNSDIERFASLDR, encoded by the coding sequence ATGGTTGAGAAGCTCCGCAACGACGCCCCCGTGCTCGTGATCGGCCTCGGTCGCTTCGGCGCCGCCTGTGCGGGCGAGCTCGACCGGCTGGATCGCGAGGTGCTGGCGATCGACGACAACCTCGATCTGGTGCAGAAGTGGTCGGAGCGCGTCACCCACACGGTGCAGGCGGATGCGCGCAACATCGAGGCGCTCACCCAGGTGGGTGCCGCGGACTTCCAGGTGGCGGTCGTCGCCGTCGGCTCGTCGATCGAGGCATCCGTGCTCATCACCGCGAACCTCGTCGACCTGAAGGTCCCGCAGATCTGGGCGAAGGCCGTCTCGCAGTCGCACGGCAAGATCCTCGCTCGCGTCGGCGCCAACCACGTCATCTACCCCGAGCGGGAGGCCGGCGAGCGCGTCGCGCACCTGGTGAGCGGTCGGATGTTGGACTTCATCCGCTTCGACGACGACTTCGTGCTCGCGAAGATGTACCCGCCGCGCTTCATCCGCGGCGTCGGTCTCAACGAGTCCGGCGTGCGCACCAAGTACAAGGTGACGGTGGTCGGTGTGAAGAGCCCCGGTAAGCCGTTCCGCTACGCCGAGGCCAACACGGTCGTCACCAACCACGACCTCATCATCGTCTCGGGAACGAACAGCGACATCGAGCGCTTCGCCTCGCTCGACCGCTGA
- a CDS encoding alpha/beta hydrolase — translation MSVRPTLLLVHGAWHGAWCWDELSRVLTERGWEVRAIDLPTVHAPHKERLGMQDDADAVRAAIGAVGGPVVVVAHSYGGVPVTQAADASNVQHIVYVAAFVLDEGESLLAAVGGVEPDWWHVDGLLATAGDESRPPRELFFADVSPDAAAAASAKLLPQAVRSFSDPVTSVAWRDRETTYVITEQDAIFPLPAQEALAARSGSAAPRLDTSHSPFLSQPDALADIIELAAGG, via the coding sequence ATGTCTGTACGACCGACCCTGCTGCTGGTTCACGGTGCCTGGCACGGCGCCTGGTGCTGGGATGAGCTCAGTCGCGTGTTGACGGAGCGTGGGTGGGAGGTACGGGCGATCGACCTGCCGACCGTGCATGCGCCGCACAAGGAACGACTCGGGATGCAGGATGACGCGGATGCGGTCCGTGCGGCGATCGGCGCCGTCGGTGGGCCCGTCGTCGTCGTCGCGCACTCTTACGGCGGCGTGCCGGTGACTCAGGCGGCCGACGCGTCGAACGTGCAGCACATCGTGTACGTCGCGGCCTTCGTGCTCGACGAGGGGGAGTCGTTGCTCGCGGCGGTCGGTGGGGTCGAGCCCGACTGGTGGCACGTCGACGGGCTGCTCGCGACCGCAGGCGACGAGTCGCGTCCACCCCGCGAGCTCTTCTTCGCCGACGTCTCGCCCGATGCGGCCGCCGCCGCGAGCGCCAAGCTGCTGCCCCAGGCGGTGCGCTCGTTCAGCGATCCGGTCACCTCGGTCGCGTGGCGTGACAGGGAGACGACCTACGTCATCACCGAACAGGATGCGATCTTCCCGCTGCCGGCCCAGGAGGCGCTGGCCGCACGGTCGGGCTCCGCTGCGCCGCGGCTCGACACGAGCCACTCGCCGTTCCTCTCACAGCCCGACGCATTGGCCGACATCATCGAGCTCGCCGCAGGAGGCTGA
- a CDS encoding AraC family transcriptional regulator translates to MGETPSGVRVRGTTRGLAPGDDYDHFCDSLASVYVGVQPRRPALDRFDADFSLYRAGPTDIGVISTPGVNARRDRGSIARMPDDAVFINHSLKPWGLSQRGRTWDVAARSATVLENALPFDVLTDKRRRLDLVTVRIPRDQLAPRTLRELPSLGDRLARTPLGAQLGAQVGLLAHAAKADLTRVAASMSRSVIELLDAFAVDDPDPAAPVRADALRTYARSRLGDPHFDLAAMARAFGCTPRTIQNAFARDGDTFSGWLRAERLDRAREELGGAGRGRSLAAISRSSGFADTGTFHRAYRERFGTTPGADR, encoded by the coding sequence ATGGGCGAAACCCCCTCCGGCGTGCGCGTACGGGGTACGACTCGCGGCCTGGCGCCCGGGGACGACTACGACCATTTCTGCGACAGCCTCGCCTCCGTCTACGTCGGTGTGCAGCCGCGCCGCCCGGCGCTCGACCGGTTCGACGCGGACTTCTCGCTGTACCGCGCGGGGCCTACCGATATCGGGGTGATCTCGACACCCGGCGTGAATGCCCGGCGGGACCGGGGCTCGATCGCGCGGATGCCCGATGACGCCGTCTTCATCAATCACAGCCTCAAGCCGTGGGGGCTCTCACAGCGCGGCCGGACCTGGGATGTGGCCGCTCGCTCCGCCACGGTGCTCGAGAATGCGCTGCCCTTCGACGTGCTCACCGACAAGCGGCGACGACTCGACCTCGTGACCGTCCGCATCCCGCGCGACCAACTCGCCCCGCGCACCCTGCGAGAGCTCCCGTCGCTGGGCGACCGGCTGGCGCGCACGCCGCTCGGAGCGCAATTGGGCGCGCAGGTGGGATTACTGGCGCACGCCGCGAAGGCCGACCTGACGAGAGTCGCCGCCTCGATGAGCCGCAGCGTCATCGAGCTGCTCGATGCGTTCGCCGTCGACGACCCCGACCCCGCGGCGCCTGTGCGAGCGGACGCGCTGCGGACGTATGCCCGCTCCCGGCTCGGCGACCCGCACTTCGATCTGGCCGCCATGGCGCGCGCGTTCGGATGCACCCCTCGCACCATCCAGAACGCGTTCGCGCGGGACGGCGACACCTTCTCGGGATGGCTCCGGGCGGAGCGGCTGGACCGGGCGCGCGAGGAACTGGGCGGCGCAGGACGTGGCCGATCCCTCGCAGCGATTTCCCGCTCGAGCGGATTCGCGGATACGGGGACCTTCCACCGCGCCTATCGCGAGCGGTTCGGAACCACGCCCGGCGCCGACCGCTGA
- the proC gene encoding pyrroline-5-carboxylate reductase, giving the protein MSQLPPLAILGAGSMGGAIAQGVIASGRAGEVVVTNRSRAKAESLATAGIRSLALEDDAAANAAAAASAEVVLIGVKPGMVPALLAEIGPHLRPGAIVVSLAAGVTIATFERILGPDAVVVRSMPNTPAVVGKAVTGIARGSRADERAMGVVRSVFETVGAVVEVAEDRIDALSTISGSGPAYVFLLIEKLTEAAVGKGFDPETARLMAEQTFIGAAALLDATGEDPAELRRRVTSPKGTTERAVAVLQDARLEQIFAEATDAALARAKELAAEG; this is encoded by the coding sequence ATGAGTCAGCTTCCCCCTCTCGCGATCCTCGGCGCCGGCTCCATGGGCGGCGCGATCGCCCAGGGCGTCATCGCCTCCGGGCGTGCCGGAGAGGTCGTGGTCACCAACCGCAGTCGGGCCAAGGCGGAGAGTCTCGCGACCGCCGGCATCCGCTCGCTCGCGCTCGAGGACGACGCCGCCGCGAACGCCGCCGCGGCCGCATCCGCCGAGGTCGTGCTGATCGGCGTGAAGCCCGGGATGGTCCCCGCCCTGCTGGCCGAGATCGGTCCTCATCTGCGTCCGGGCGCCATCGTGGTGAGTCTCGCCGCGGGCGTCACGATCGCCACGTTCGAGCGGATCCTGGGCCCGGATGCGGTCGTCGTCCGCTCGATGCCGAACACCCCGGCCGTGGTCGGCAAGGCCGTCACGGGGATCGCCCGGGGCTCGCGCGCCGACGAGCGGGCGATGGGCGTCGTCCGCTCCGTCTTCGAGACGGTCGGCGCGGTCGTGGAGGTGGCAGAGGACCGGATCGACGCGCTGTCCACCATCTCCGGCTCCGGGCCGGCCTACGTCTTCCTACTCATCGAGAAGCTCACCGAAGCCGCGGTCGGCAAGGGCTTTGACCCTGAGACGGCGCGCCTCATGGCCGAGCAGACCTTCATCGGTGCCGCGGCCCTGCTGGATGCCACCGGCGAGGACCCGGCCGAGCTGCGCCGCCGCGTCACGAGCCCGAAGGGCACGACCGAGCGGGCCGTCGCCGTGCTGCAGGACGCCCGCCTCGAGCAGATCTTCGCCGAGGCGACCGATGCAGCGCTCGCCCGCGCGAAGGAGCTCGCCGCCGAGGGCTGA